A DNA window from Ahaetulla prasina isolate Xishuangbanna chromosome 7, ASM2864084v1, whole genome shotgun sequence contains the following coding sequences:
- the TOMM22 gene encoding mitochondrial import receptor subunit TOM22 homolog, with translation MAALTPLSPEDVLPSKGSAGKTEELEVDTEEDEDELDETLAERLWGLTEMFPDSLRSAAGATFDVSLSVAQKMYRFSRAALWIGTTSFMILVLPVVFETEKLQMEQQQQLQQRQILLGPNTGLSGGMSSALPSLPGKI, from the exons ATGGCCGCCTTGACGCCGCTGTCTCCCGAAGACGTGCTGCCATCCAAGGGAAGCGCCGGCAAAACGGAGGAGCTGGAAGTGGATACAGAGGAGGACGAAGATGAG CTGGATGAGACCCTGGCAGAGAGACTTTGGGGTCTCACGGAGATGTTTCCAGACAGCCTTCGATCGGCAGCTGGAGCTACCTTCGACGTATCCCTTTCTGTAGCTCAGAAAATGTACAG ATTCTCAAGGGCAGCTTTATGGATTGGGACCACTTCTTTCATGATCCTAGTTCTTCCTGTTGTTTTTGAAACTGAGAAACTGCAaatggagcagcagcagcagctgcaacAACGACAG ATTTTATTAGGACCAAATACAGGGCTTTCTGGAGGAATGTCAAGTGCTCTGCCTTCTCTTCCTGGCAAGATTTAA
- the CBY1 gene encoding protein chibby homolog 1: MPLFGNTFSPKKTPPRKSASLSNLHLLDRSTRETELGLEYGTPVMTLTGQSLRFENGQWIPESFGSNGDRRETQRLRKRNQQLEEENNLLRLKVDLLLDMLSETTAESHLMEKELEELKNYSRRRK; encoded by the exons ATGCCACTTTTTGGAAACACATTCAGTCCAAAGAAAACTCCGCCCAGAAAATCAGCCTCACTTTCCAACCTCCATTTG CTGGACAGATCTACCCGTGAAACTGAGCTGGGCTTAGAATATGGAACCCCTGTTATGACACTTACAGGACAGAGTCTGAGGTTTGAGAATGGCCAATGGATACctg AATCATTTGGAAGCAATGGGGACCGCAGGGAGACACAGCGTCTTCGCAAACGGAATCAGCAACTGGAAGAAGAGAACAATCTTCTTCGGTTGAAAGTGGATCTTTTGTTGGATATG CTCTCTGAGACaactgctgaatcccacctcatGGAGAAGGAATTAGAAGAACTGAAAAATTACAGCCGAAGGAGGAAGTGA